A single region of the Pseudalkalibacillus berkeleyi genome encodes:
- the coxB gene encoding cytochrome c oxidase subunit II has translation MKRWLRLGRIVPLLGIMMLGLMGCGNEQISALQPQGKGASAVFDLMILSLAIMVVVLVIVFILFGYVLVKFRERKGDDSIPEQVEGNHLLEVLWTAIPIVLLVVLAVPTVTATFDLSVSEKSAEQSADGAEEDKGPMTINVTAHQYWWEFEYPDQEIVTAQELYLPVDERVNVNLSSADVIHSFWIPTISGKMDTNPGDKLENKMWLHPEKVGTYQGACAELCGDSHALMYFKVKVLEKDDFNAWVKSMKETKYDDAPSQVAQGQKIFESNCLQCHAVGDKGGNVGPSLTGFSDNEKVAGILEHNKDNIKKWINDPQDVKPGNNMPDFDFNEKQLDALADYLLELKTAE, from the coding sequence ATGAAACGATGGCTACGTCTAGGGCGCATAGTTCCACTATTAGGAATCATGATGCTCGGCTTAATGGGTTGCGGTAACGAACAAATATCCGCACTTCAACCACAAGGTAAGGGAGCAAGTGCAGTATTTGATTTAATGATCTTGAGTCTTGCTATCATGGTTGTCGTACTTGTAATCGTATTTATTCTATTTGGATATGTTTTGGTGAAATTTAGAGAACGAAAAGGTGACGATTCAATTCCAGAACAGGTTGAAGGTAATCACCTGCTAGAAGTACTTTGGACAGCAATTCCAATTGTATTGTTAGTTGTTCTTGCAGTACCAACCGTCACAGCGACATTTGATTTATCTGTCAGTGAGAAGAGTGCAGAGCAATCTGCAGACGGTGCTGAAGAAGATAAGGGTCCTATGACGATTAATGTAACCGCTCACCAATATTGGTGGGAGTTTGAGTATCCTGATCAAGAAATTGTAACGGCTCAGGAACTTTACTTGCCGGTTGACGAAAGAGTAAATGTTAATCTCTCCTCTGCAGATGTCATTCATTCTTTCTGGATTCCAACAATCTCAGGGAAAATGGATACAAATCCAGGAGACAAGTTGGAGAACAAAATGTGGTTACATCCTGAAAAAGTAGGTACATACCAAGGTGCATGTGCTGAGCTTTGTGGTGACTCGCATGCTTTAATGTACTTCAAAGTCAAAGTTCTTGAAAAAGACGACTTTAATGCTTGGGTGAAGAGCATGAAAGAAACGAAATACGATGATGCTCCATCACAAGTAGCACAAGGACAAAAGATCTTTGAAAGTAACTGCTTACAATGTCACGCAGTTGGTGACAAAGGTGGTAATGTTGGACCGTCTTTAACAGGTTTTTCTGATAATGAAAAGGTTGCAGGAATTCTTGAGCATAACAAAGACAATATTAAAAAGTGGATTAATGATCCACAAGATGTTAAACCTGGTAACAACATGCCAGACTTCGACTTTAATGAAAAACAGTTAGATGCACTAGCAGACTATTTATTGGAACTTAAAACCGCTGAGTAA
- the ctaD gene encoding cytochrome c oxidase subunit I, whose product MSNAHAANKSVLWDWLTTVDHKKIGILYLISGGFFFLVGGLEAVLIRIQLMSPEMAFLTGDMYNQVLTMHGTTMIFLAAMPVIFAFMNAVVPLQIGARDVAFPFVNSLGFWLFFFGGVLLNLSWFLGGAPDAGWTAYAPLSTQSSGHGVDFYVLGLQIAGAGTLMGGINFLVTIINMRAPGMTFMRMPLFTWTAFVTSGLILFAFPALTIGFFLLMFDRVFEANFFDANMGGNAVIWEHIFWIFGHPEVYILILPAFGIISEVVATFSKKRLFGYSAMVFATVLIGFLGFMVWAHHMFTVGLGAVANSIFAVATMAIAIPTGVKIFNWVFTMWGGRIKFNTANLFSVGFIPTFVMGGVTGVMLAVAPADYQYHDSYFVVAHFHYVIVGGLVLGLFSGLYYWYPRMFGLMLNEALGKWNFWTFFIGFHLTFFPQHFLGLMGMPRRYFTYPAEFELGSLNMISTVGAGLMSIGTIIFLINIVVTHVKGEKVSGDPWDGRTLEWAIPNPTPHYNFLQTPLVRGLDALWIEKMAGNKKMTPAEPVGDIHMPNNSILPFVMSLGFFIAGFGFIYFNTAGTPALIAVIVGLGIGLACMFLRSWIDDHGHHLHKEDLLKEDKGVDV is encoded by the coding sequence GTGAGTAACGCACATGCAGCGAATAAAAGCGTGCTATGGGATTGGCTGACAACAGTCGACCATAAGAAAATTGGAATACTTTACCTCATATCCGGCGGATTCTTCTTCTTAGTCGGTGGTTTAGAGGCAGTATTGATTCGTATTCAACTCATGAGCCCCGAAATGGCTTTCTTAACAGGGGACATGTATAACCAAGTATTGACGATGCACGGTACAACCATGATTTTCTTGGCGGCCATGCCGGTGATTTTTGCATTTATGAACGCCGTTGTCCCCTTACAAATAGGGGCTCGAGATGTTGCCTTTCCTTTTGTTAACTCATTAGGATTTTGGTTATTCTTCTTCGGAGGGGTTCTTTTAAACTTAAGTTGGTTCTTAGGTGGCGCACCCGATGCGGGTTGGACCGCCTACGCCCCATTATCCACTCAATCAAGTGGTCATGGTGTCGATTTCTATGTATTAGGATTACAGATTGCAGGTGCGGGTACATTAATGGGGGGGATTAACTTCCTCGTAACCATTATTAACATGAGAGCACCTGGGATGACGTTTATGCGCATGCCATTGTTTACATGGACAGCATTCGTAACGTCTGGACTCATCCTATTTGCATTCCCTGCATTAACAATCGGATTCTTCTTATTGATGTTTGATCGTGTATTCGAAGCAAATTTCTTCGATGCAAACATGGGTGGTAACGCCGTTATTTGGGAACACATCTTCTGGATTTTCGGACATCCTGAAGTGTACATCTTAATCTTACCAGCATTCGGAATCATTTCTGAAGTCGTTGCTACATTCTCGAAGAAGCGTTTGTTCGGATACAGTGCAATGGTATTTGCAACTGTATTAATCGGTTTCTTAGGATTCATGGTTTGGGCTCACCATATGTTCACAGTTGGACTTGGTGCAGTTGCGAACTCAATTTTTGCTGTCGCTACAATGGCGATTGCGATTCCTACAGGTGTTAAGATCTTTAACTGGGTCTTCACAATGTGGGGCGGTAGAATAAAGTTCAACACAGCGAACTTATTTTCCGTCGGATTTATTCCAACGTTTGTAATGGGTGGAGTAACTGGTGTTATGCTTGCAGTAGCACCTGCTGACTATCAATACCACGACAGTTATTTCGTTGTCGCTCACTTCCATTATGTTATTGTTGGTGGTCTTGTTCTAGGTTTATTCTCTGGACTTTATTATTGGTATCCTAGAATGTTTGGACTAATGCTTAATGAAGCATTAGGGAAATGGAATTTCTGGACGTTCTTTATTGGTTTCCACTTGACGTTCTTCCCTCAACATTTCTTAGGTTTGATGGGAATGCCACGCCGTTACTTTACTTATCCAGCTGAATTTGAGCTAGGATCACTAAATATGATTAGTACTGTCGGTGCAGGATTGATGTCAATTGGTACAATTATTTTCTTAATTAACATCGTAGTTACACATGTGAAAGGTGAGAAGGTTAGTGGAGATCCTTGGGATGGACGTACGCTTGAATGGGCTATTCCAAACCCAACTCCTCATTACAACTTCTTGCAAACACCACTTGTACGAGGACTAGACGCACTATGGATTGAAAAGATGGCTGGTAATAAGAAAATGACGCCTGCAGAACCAGTTGGCGACATTCATATGCCAAACAATTCAATATTGCCGTTTGTCATGTCTCTTGGTTTCTTTATTGCAGGATTTGGCTTCATTTACTTCAATACAGCTGGTACACCAGCACTTATTGCGGTCATTGTAGGGTTAGGAATCGGTCTTGCTTGTATGTTCTTGAGATCATGGATTGATGACCATGGACATCATCTGCATAAAGAGGATTTATTGAAAGAGGATAAGGGGGTAGACGTATAA
- a CDS encoding cytochrome (ubi)quinol oxidase subunit III — MNVGERLTDENFPESPEKATLEGKNKFLGFWLFLGGETVLFATLFGTYLGLRNSFGKGPEASEIFQLPIVFIATMILLTSSLTSVYAVLALKQNNVKAMRAWFYVTLLLGVAFLGLEIYEFVHYVHEGHTFTSGAFGSAFYTLVGFHGGHVLFGVLWIASLLVRNSGRGLTLYNAPKYYLFALYWHFVDVVWVFIFTVVYLMGKVG, encoded by the coding sequence ATGAATGTAGGCGAACGCTTAACAGATGAAAACTTCCCTGAATCCCCTGAAAAAGCTACCCTGGAAGGTAAAAATAAATTTTTAGGATTCTGGTTGTTTTTAGGTGGAGAAACCGTACTATTTGCAACATTGTTCGGAACGTACCTAGGATTACGTAATTCATTCGGTAAAGGCCCAGAAGCATCTGAGATTTTCCAATTGCCGATTGTTTTCATTGCTACCATGATTCTACTTACTAGTAGTTTGACAAGTGTGTATGCTGTGCTCGCTCTGAAACAAAATAATGTTAAGGCCATGAGAGCTTGGTTCTATGTTACGTTGTTACTCGGAGTTGCGTTCCTTGGGCTTGAAATTTATGAATTTGTACATTATGTACATGAAGGGCATACGTTCACATCAGGCGCATTCGGTTCAGCTTTCTATACGTTGGTTGGATTCCATGGTGGTCACGTACTTTTCGGAGTCCTTTGGATTGCATCATTGCTAGTACGTAACAGCGGTCGTGGATTAACATTGTACAACGCACCTAAATATTATCTCTTTGCCCTCTATTGGCACTTTGTAGACGTTGTTTGGGTGTTTATCTTCACAGTCGTTTATCTTATGGGAAAGGTGGGGTAA
- a CDS encoding cytochrome C oxidase subunit IV family protein, translating to MASNEQTNSVHHHSSLQKKIKLKQERRQHNVSFVMMILLTIVAFAAITSDAVSDKLAILFILVLAGVQVFFQLYVWMHLGHKGHEFPMWGIASGLMIAVITVGTLMGLIW from the coding sequence ATGGCTAGTAATGAGCAAACAAATTCAGTCCATCACCACTCGTCCTTACAAAAGAAAATTAAGTTGAAACAAGAGCGTCGTCAACACAACGTTTCATTCGTTATGATGATTTTGTTAACAATTGTTGCATTTGCTGCAATTACAAGTGACGCTGTTTCAGACAAACTTGCTATTCTTTTCATTCTTGTACTCGCAGGTGTACAGGTATTCTTCCAACTTTACGTTTGGATGCACCTAGGTCATAAAGGACATGAATTCCCAATGTGGGGAATTGCAAGTGGCCTGATGATCGCAGTTATTACTGTAGGTACTTTGATGGGACTTATTTGGTAA
- a CDS encoding GNAT family N-acetyltransferase, whose translation MEIRTIEESEFRDFLKMGEFAFQYKLSEEAISKRKTFMRLNDCWALFENGEMASKLTIHPMEIWLGGKVMPMGGIAGVATWPEQRRKGFVKALMKKALEQMKIKGQYVSMLHPFSFSFYRKYGWEMTHTTIKYEIKTDQLPRLSSQSNGSIERIKKESDRLDQIYNRMACKYSGMLKRTDDWWHYSILDNESDMIAVYKDGDGVDQGYMIYKVKENHMVIDEWVSLTNEAKLNMLDFVSKHDSMMNKITIHAPVDESFAFLMADPKINQEVNSYFMSRIVDVKSFLEEYPFKVEKLNQPIILQVVDSFAEWNNGIFIIRIDEGGGHKVDYHPLKEHATCSHEPSNVIQCDINTLSTMFFNYMRPSDLALQGNLSGSKTKIEQIEIVLGNAKPFLYDFF comes from the coding sequence ATGGAGATTAGAACAATTGAAGAAAGTGAATTCAGGGATTTCTTAAAGATGGGGGAATTTGCTTTTCAATATAAACTATCTGAAGAAGCGATAAGTAAACGCAAGACTTTTATGCGTTTAAATGATTGCTGGGCACTTTTTGAAAATGGAGAAATGGCATCTAAACTTACTATTCATCCGATGGAGATTTGGCTTGGTGGGAAAGTAATGCCAATGGGAGGAATAGCAGGTGTGGCTACCTGGCCTGAACAACGACGAAAAGGCTTTGTAAAAGCTCTTATGAAAAAAGCACTGGAGCAAATGAAAATTAAAGGTCAATATGTTTCTATGCTTCATCCGTTTTCTTTTTCATTTTATAGGAAATATGGGTGGGAAATGACCCATACAACTATCAAGTATGAGATTAAGACTGATCAATTACCAAGATTGTCGTCTCAGTCTAATGGATCTATCGAAAGAATTAAAAAAGAAAGTGATCGTCTTGATCAAATATACAACCGAATGGCGTGCAAGTATTCTGGAATGTTGAAAAGAACTGACGATTGGTGGCATTACTCTATATTGGATAATGAATCCGATATGATAGCCGTCTATAAGGATGGAGACGGCGTGGACCAAGGGTATATGATATACAAGGTGAAAGAAAATCATATGGTGATTGATGAATGGGTATCGCTAACAAATGAGGCTAAGCTAAACATGTTGGATTTTGTAAGTAAGCATGATTCTATGATGAATAAAATCACTATCCACGCTCCAGTGGATGAATCGTTTGCTTTCCTCATGGCAGATCCCAAGATTAATCAAGAAGTAAATTCATATTTCATGAGTCGTATTGTAGATGTAAAGAGTTTTTTAGAGGAGTATCCATTTAAAGTTGAAAAGCTAAATCAACCGATCATCTTACAAGTTGTTGATTCATTTGCTGAATGGAATAATGGAATTTTTATTATTAGAATAGATGAGGGTGGTGGACATAAAGTGGACTACCACCCACTTAAAGAGCATGCTACATGTTCACATGAGCCGAGTAACGTCATCCAATGCGATATCAATACATTGAGTACGATGTTCTTTAATTATATGCGTCCATCAGATTTAGCCTTACAAGGTAACCTTTCAGGTAGCAAAACAAAAATTGAGCAAATTGAGATAGTGTTGGGAAATGCTAAGCCGTTTCTTTATGACTTCTTTTAA
- the ytvI gene encoding sporulation integral membrane protein YtvI — protein MKPFSARKRWIIYGLISLIVIAAFIWILPISLPIVFALITAFILEPTVRMFQKRFPIKRNLSVFIVFTLFVVLMGLGSYVLVTKVVTSAINFVENSPAYITEMNNVWEDIQQNFENAAQDLPEEFVSEINSQVDQFLESIRGKILEKNYVESLTSVVSLIPSYLVSILVYLITLFLFLLEFPRLHRRFYAHLTEKSAEKVHFMTTRLSYVIFGFMKAQFLLSIVIFVAALIGLYIIVPEVALLMAFIIWIIDFIPIIGSIIILGPWAIYYLLIGNIVLGTKLAVLAVILLIIRRTVEPKVMGHHIGLSALSTLIAMYLGLKILGPIGFIVGPLLIILFNSAREAGIVKTNFKI, from the coding sequence TTGAAACCATTTTCAGCACGAAAACGTTGGATTATATATGGATTGATCTCACTAATTGTAATTGCAGCATTCATATGGATATTACCAATATCTTTACCGATAGTATTTGCCCTTATAACAGCATTTATCTTAGAACCTACTGTTAGAATGTTTCAAAAAAGGTTCCCTATCAAACGTAACTTATCTGTATTCATAGTTTTCACATTATTTGTCGTTTTGATGGGGTTAGGCAGTTATGTTTTGGTAACAAAAGTTGTTACATCAGCTATAAACTTTGTGGAAAATTCACCTGCCTATATAACTGAAATGAACAATGTATGGGAGGATATACAGCAAAATTTCGAAAATGCTGCACAAGACCTTCCAGAAGAGTTTGTGAGTGAAATTAACAGTCAAGTCGACCAGTTTCTTGAATCCATTAGAGGGAAAATACTAGAAAAAAATTATGTCGAGTCCCTCACCTCAGTTGTCTCATTGATTCCAAGTTATTTGGTCAGTATCCTAGTATATTTAATTACCTTATTTCTCTTCCTTCTAGAATTTCCACGATTGCATCGAAGATTCTATGCTCATTTAACTGAAAAGTCTGCGGAGAAAGTCCATTTCATGACGACTCGACTCTCCTATGTCATTTTTGGATTTATGAAAGCACAATTTCTTTTAAGCATTGTGATCTTTGTTGCAGCCTTAATTGGCTTGTATATTATTGTTCCAGAAGTAGCACTTTTAATGGCTTTTATCATTTGGATCATTGATTTTATACCTATCATTGGATCAATTATCATACTCGGGCCCTGGGCAATCTATTACTTATTAATCGGTAATATTGTATTAGGAACTAAGCTCGCAGTCCTGGCAGTCATTCTGCTCATTATACGTAGAACTGTAGAACCGAAAGTAATGGGCCACCATATAGGATTATCTGCACTCTCAACGTTAATTGCAATGTACTTAGGCTTGAAAATTCTTGGACCAATTGGGTTTATCGTTGGACCTCTTCTCATCATTCTCTTTAACTCTGCGAGGGAAGCAGGAATCGTTAAGACGAATTTCAAAATTTGA
- a CDS encoding YugN family protein, giving the protein MKFEEIGLAGKMLDFEMLEHLMNEVGFVRAGQWDYERITYDYKFENMDNGEVFYLRVPCYAVEGEVETSHAMIKVMEPYLGKHYYPHGVEYDEDFPKQIVNACKKLLNELKEEIDKHHTN; this is encoded by the coding sequence ATGAAATTTGAAGAAATCGGCTTAGCCGGTAAAATGCTGGATTTCGAAATGCTTGAGCATTTGATGAATGAAGTAGGATTTGTTCGTGCAGGACAGTGGGACTACGAACGAATTACATACGATTATAAGTTTGAAAATATGGACAATGGTGAAGTATTCTATTTACGCGTTCCTTGTTATGCAGTGGAAGGTGAAGTTGAAACTTCTCATGCTATGATTAAAGTGATGGAGCCATACTTAGGGAAGCATTATTACCCTCATGGTGTAGAGTATGATGAAGACTTTCCGAAACAAATTGTGAACGCTTGTAAGAAACTACTCAATGAATTAAAAGAAGAGATCGACAAGCACCATACGAACTAA
- the safA gene encoding SafA/ExsA family spore coat assembly protein, with amino-acid sequence MKKWWIILLALLVSLSLYSPTQAQSQSVHIVKSGDTLWKISKWFQIGLSEIINANPQIKNPDLIYPGDKVVVPRKQQIKQVEYEVIKLTNQKRAENGLGPLKADWQLSRVARYKSNDMKNNGYFSHQSPTYGSPFEMMREFNVNYSSAGENIAMGQTSAQAVVDAWMKSPGHRKNILSSNYTYIGVGYAKGGSGRYYWTQMFIRK; translated from the coding sequence ATGAAAAAATGGTGGATAATATTATTAGCATTACTCGTCAGCTTGTCACTTTATTCGCCTACACAAGCTCAGAGTCAATCCGTTCACATCGTTAAGTCTGGTGATACACTATGGAAAATTTCAAAGTGGTTTCAAATAGGTTTATCTGAAATCATTAATGCTAACCCGCAAATTAAGAATCCAGATTTGATTTATCCTGGTGATAAAGTGGTTGTACCTCGGAAACAACAGATTAAGCAGGTTGAATATGAGGTAATCAAACTAACGAATCAAAAACGGGCAGAAAATGGGTTAGGACCATTAAAAGCTGATTGGCAATTATCACGTGTAGCGAGATATAAATCCAATGATATGAAAAATAATGGATACTTCTCTCACCAATCCCCAACGTATGGAAGTCCATTTGAGATGATGCGAGAATTTAATGTAAATTATTCATCAGCAGGAGAAAATATTGCAATGGGACAAACTTCTGCACAAGCCGTTGTTGATGCTTGGATGAAAAGTCCAGGTCATCGGAAGAATATCCTGAGCTCTAACTATACTTATATTGGCGTTGGGTATGCAAAGGGTGGCTCCGGGAGGTATTACTGGACACAAATGTTCATTAGAAAGTAG
- a CDS encoding CBS domain-containing protein gives MKQLSEIMTTKVDYCTTLDNVYEAAVKMKNDHVGAIPVCENEKLVGMITDRDIVIRGVAEKRPNASKITDVMSDQIITGTPDMSIEEAMQLMMEHDIRRLPVVEQSQLVGIVSLGDLATHQESNQQAGIALSDISSAEPDQHSHH, from the coding sequence GTGAAACAACTAAGTGAAATAATGACGACTAAGGTTGATTACTGTACAACTTTGGATAATGTTTATGAAGCCGCTGTCAAAATGAAGAATGATCATGTTGGTGCGATTCCTGTTTGTGAAAATGAAAAGTTAGTAGGTATGATTACTGATAGAGATATTGTAATCAGAGGCGTAGCCGAAAAAAGACCTAACGCATCTAAAATCACAGACGTAATGAGTGACCAAATAATTACGGGGACCCCAGACATGTCGATTGAAGAAGCTATGCAATTAATGATGGAGCATGATATACGTAGGTTACCTGTTGTTGAGCAAAGTCAATTAGTAGGTATTGTATCGTTAGGTGATTTGGCTACCCATCAAGAAAGTAATCAACAAGCTGGAATTGCACTTAGCGATATTTCAAGCGCAGAACCCGATCAACATAGTCACCATTAA
- a CDS encoding CAP domain-containing protein, whose protein sequence is MRSIGLIIVIAVIMFGISIVYDDLKYLPEISESYEQERQNKSKQNVEDEKNIDLPKEGMVQFMSMNQDELITKIGEPDQIDPTRYGYQWWTYQTESSDQYIQFGMDKGVIVSIFVLGNGVDISPLKIGQKVSEIKKFVNIDNQVSMNVDGNHLRFDLTKEEVRSRPLVEFDGVWAQLYIDTFKNSLVGVRYMNPNVLAVQRPYSLEYRGELIESPKLTDEDIVKVQNAEKKQVFNITNIIRKQYGVSPLKWHEQVAKVAFGHSKEMNIEQYFSHESPISGTLSDRLEKGDVKYVQAGENIAANYIDGIAAVYGWLNSEGHRKAMLSEDFTHLGVGVYEKHYTQNFIVPFE, encoded by the coding sequence ATGAGGAGCATTGGCTTGATTATCGTTATAGCAGTGATCATGTTCGGTATTAGTATCGTTTACGATGATCTAAAATATCTCCCAGAAATATCGGAATCATATGAACAGGAAAGACAAAATAAAAGCAAACAAAATGTAGAAGATGAGAAGAATATAGATCTCCCCAAAGAGGGTATGGTTCAGTTCATGTCTATGAATCAAGACGAGCTCATTACCAAAATTGGTGAACCCGATCAAATCGATCCAACAAGATATGGCTATCAATGGTGGACTTATCAAACCGAAAGCTCTGATCAATACATCCAATTCGGAATGGATAAGGGAGTGATTGTATCGATATTTGTACTAGGTAATGGTGTAGATATTTCACCATTGAAAATCGGTCAAAAAGTGTCAGAGATCAAAAAGTTTGTAAATATTGATAATCAAGTTTCAATGAATGTTGACGGAAATCATCTTCGATTTGATTTAACAAAGGAAGAGGTTCGTTCTAGACCTTTGGTTGAATTTGACGGCGTATGGGCGCAGCTATACATTGATACGTTCAAAAATTCTTTAGTCGGTGTAAGATACATGAATCCGAACGTACTGGCGGTGCAAAGACCTTATTCGCTTGAATATAGAGGAGAATTAATAGAGAGTCCTAAATTAACGGATGAAGACATAGTGAAAGTGCAAAATGCGGAAAAGAAGCAAGTGTTTAATATAACGAACATCATTCGAAAACAATATGGAGTATCACCATTAAAGTGGCATGAACAGGTTGCTAAAGTTGCCTTTGGACATAGTAAGGAAATGAATATAGAACAATACTTTTCACATGAGTCTCCTATATCGGGGACATTATCTGACCGATTAGAAAAAGGAGATGTGAAATATGTTCAGGCAGGTGAGAACATAGCCGCAAATTATATTGATGGGATTGCGGCTGTGTATGGTTGGTTGAATAGTGAAGGTCACAGGAAAGCAATGTTAAGTGAGGACTTTACCCATTTAGGAGTAGGAGTATATGAGAAACATTATACTCAAAACTTCATCGTGCCCTTTGAATAA
- a CDS encoding PaaI family thioesterase codes for MGMDNKIIKKMNGLLTHASDEDKGVIYQILEGIHDKNEGLYTTYITSFMKTSMEIRNDVLIMSIPISPFLHNSVDIVHGGFTATLADTAMGTLVNRKISHEVVAVTSEMKLNYIAPGVGNELRCEAKILHLGSKTSVTEAKIYNDKGTLIVAASGSFYLIPRTKKKD; via the coding sequence ATGGGAATGGATAATAAAATTATAAAGAAAATGAATGGACTACTTACTCATGCTTCAGATGAAGATAAAGGTGTTATTTATCAAATATTAGAAGGCATTCATGACAAGAATGAAGGCCTTTACACAACTTACATTACCAGCTTCATGAAAACCAGCATGGAGATAAGAAACGATGTTCTAATTATGAGCATTCCGATTTCTCCATTTCTTCATAATTCAGTGGACATCGTTCATGGGGGATTCACAGCTACATTAGCTGATACAGCTATGGGTACCCTCGTCAATCGTAAAATATCGCATGAAGTGGTTGCTGTGACGTCTGAAATGAAATTGAATTACATAGCTCCCGGAGTAGGGAATGAACTAAGATGTGAAGCAAAAATTCTTCACCTAGGTTCAAAAACGTCTGTAACAGAAGCTAAAATATATAATGATAAAGGGACACTTATAGTTGCAGCGTCTGGAAGCTTCTATTTAATTCCTAGAACAAAAAAGAAAGATTAA
- the ylbD gene encoding YlbD family protein has protein sequence MSKQANNNEKVEQFKMFVRSHPGLIDHVKNGDQSWQDVFTEWNLLGEDHEQWGKYIERKIGVASKKAKKKTNSVNDLSVGELLNMFKNLDIEEVRDYVSQFSSAVTGIQDVLSQFQSKGPTRPPMNSHPFNQYFKD, from the coding sequence GTGAGTAAGCAAGCGAACAATAATGAAAAGGTCGAACAATTCAAGATGTTTGTACGCTCACACCCTGGATTAATCGATCATGTTAAGAACGGTGACCAGTCATGGCAAGATGTTTTTACTGAATGGAACCTATTAGGTGAAGACCATGAACAATGGGGGAAATATATTGAGCGTAAGATTGGCGTAGCAAGCAAGAAAGCCAAGAAAAAAACAAATAGTGTCAATGATTTATCTGTCGGTGAATTACTAAACATGTTCAAAAACCTTGATATTGAAGAGGTTAGAGACTATGTTTCTCAATTTAGTTCCGCGGTTACTGGCATTCAAGATGTGCTATCACAATTCCAATCCAAAGGACCGACAAGGCCACCAATGAACAGTCATCCATTTAATCAATATTTTAAAGATTAA
- a CDS encoding YlbE-like family protein: protein MRREIIDYLDQRPDLKYMIREQPDWYRKLSRNPASIQELDEEAKTFYGQTFGQRIDKLSGQIESISRLVQLFGKQ, encoded by the coding sequence ATGCGTAGGGAAATCATTGATTACTTAGATCAACGTCCAGATTTGAAATATATGATAAGGGAACAACCTGACTGGTATAGGAAGTTGTCGAGAAATCCAGCATCAATACAAGAACTTGATGAAGAAGCGAAAACGTTCTATGGTCAAACCTTTGGTCAGAGAATTGACAAATTAAGTGGACAAATCGAATCCATTTCTCGTCTTGTACAGTTATTCGGCAAACAATAA
- a CDS encoding YlbF family regulator, with protein sequence MLATIEGIEILDGADELASIVVQSDTAKKYKEAKKNLLQDKEAQRLIYEFSKMKEKYEEVQRFGKYHPEYKTVSTDIRVLKRDIDLIHTVSDFKKAEKELEKLLNEISGILAGQVSKNIKVPTGNPFFDNMSCGGGCGSGGSCGCG encoded by the coding sequence ATGCTTGCAACAATTGAAGGAATTGAAATATTAGATGGAGCAGATGAATTAGCATCCATTGTCGTTCAATCAGATACTGCAAAAAAATATAAAGAAGCGAAGAAAAATCTTCTCCAAGATAAAGAAGCACAGAGGTTGATCTACGAATTTAGTAAGATGAAAGAGAAGTATGAAGAAGTACAACGATTCGGTAAATATCATCCTGAGTATAAAACAGTTTCAACAGACATTAGAGTGTTGAAACGTGACATTGATTTGATTCACACTGTGTCAGATTTCAAGAAGGCTGAGAAGGAATTAGAGAAGCTCCTAAATGAAATTAGTGGCATTTTAGCTGGACAAGTATCTAAGAACATTAAAGTACCAACAGGGAATCCGTTCTTTGATAATATGTCCTGTGGCGGAGGCTGTGGCTCCGGTGGTTCTTGCGGGTGTGGTTAA